The following coding sequences lie in one Capsicum annuum cultivar UCD-10X-F1 chromosome 5, UCD10Xv1.1, whole genome shotgun sequence genomic window:
- the LOC107870962 gene encoding tRNA threonylcarbamoyladenosine dehydratase, whose amino-acid sequence MDERVKILALIGGGAILGSAATLALSNLLSKSIGKGHISEAVKSNGLPGSKYNGMATPNPLTDEVISEQLTRNIQFFGLEAQQKVTASYVVVIGLGGVGSHAASMLLRSGVGRLLLVDFDQVSVSSLNRHAVATRKDVGISKALCLKKHFLSIFPECHIDAKVMLYDSSSEEEILSGHPDFVLDCIDNIDTKVALLAACVRRGLKVLSATGAGARADPTRIRVADLRESTNDPLSRSVRHRLRKDHGIDGGIPVVFSLEKPKAKLLPFKGPSGEEENPSDYQIVPGFRVRIIPVLGTIPAIFGQVMASYVATQLAGLQVQMEPVVNFDTDHYKILHQRLIEHEELIYGTSMQVEVDVEEVMYIAKELWHGRSARDLSIKDVGRAMWRSVNELMLVRWDNTKPASVSNLILLRFKEADEHESRSLEDIKEEEPEFFVRVTTVLKRAELEFGF is encoded by the exons ATGGATGAGAGAGTCAAGATTTTAGCATTAATCGGAGGTGGAGCTATATTGGGTTCTGCTGCTACTCTGGCTCTTTCCAACCTTCTTTCCAA AAGTATAGGAAAAGGGCACATAAGCGAGGCAGTAAAATCAAATG GGCTTCCTGGATCCAAGTATAATGGAATGGCTACTCCAAACCCGTTGACTGATGAAGTAATTTCTGAACAACTGACCAG GAATATACAGTTCTTTGGCCTTGAAGCCCAACAGAAGGTGACTGCATCATATGTTGTGGTAATTGGTCTTGGAGGAGTTGGAAGTCATGCTGCATCCATGCTTCTGAGGTCAGGGGTTGGAAGGCTACTTCTTGTGGATTTCGATCAG GTGTCAGTCTCCTCATTAAATAGACATGCTGTTGCCACAAGAAAGGATGTTGGTATCTCGAAAGCCCTATGCCTTAAGAAGCACTTCCTATCAATTTTCCCAGAGTGCCATATAGATGCAAAAGTTATGTTATATGATTCATCATCTGAAGAAGAAATTCTCTCTGGCCATCCTGACTTTGTCCTTGATTGCATTGATAACATCGACACAAAG GTGGCACTTCTTGCTGCATGTGTTCGAAGAGGTTTGAAAGTTTTATCTGCAACTGGAGCTGGCGCAAGGGCTGATCCAACAAGAATTCGTGTGGCTGACTTAAGAGAGTCTACCAATGATCCTCTATCTCGATct GTAAGACATCGTCTGAGAAAAGATCATGGTATTGATGGTGGCATTCCTGTGGTATTTTCTCTAGAGAAACCCAAGGCAAAGCTGCTTCCCTTTAAAGGGCCAAGTGGAGAAGAAGAAAATCCTTCAGATTATCAA ATTGTGCCTGGATTTAGGGTCCGCATCATTCCAGTTCTGGGGACTATACCTGCAATTTTTGGGCAAGTCATGGCTTCCTATGTTGCGACTCAACTAGCTGGATTGCAAGTCCAGATGGAACCAGTGGTGAACTTTGATACGGATCACTACAAAATCCTCCATCAACGCCTTATTGAACATGAAGAGTTGATATATGGCACATCCATGCAAGTGGAG GTGGATGTTGAGGAAGTTATGTACATTGCCAAAGAGTTGTGGCATGGGAGAAGTGCAAGGGACCTATCTATTAAAGATGTAGGGCGTGCAATGTGGCGTTCGGTGAATGAGTTGATGCTTGTGAG GTGGGATAATACAAAGCCAGCCTCAGTTTCAAATCTAATCCTGCTAAGATTCAAGGAG GCTGACGAACACGAGTCAAGGTCATTGGAAGATATAAAGGAAGAAGAACCAGAATTTTTTGTTAGGGT